CGACGAGTCGCCGCCACTGCGCGGGCGTCGCCCGGCCCCGCGCCAGCAACTCGTCGGTGGTCTCGAGCACCAGCCGGTCGACGCCGTCGAACTCGGCGTTGCCGCGCGCTAACCGGTCGATGTCCTCGTCGGACAGCCCGCCGGCCTTCGCGATCCTCATGTGCTCACCCCAGAAGAACGCCGAGCGCCGGGCGTGCGCGAGCCGCAGCACCGCCAGCTCGCGCAGCCGCAGCGGCAGTTCGCCCTGCTGCAACAGGAACGCGTTGAAGCCGAGGAATTTTCGCGCCATCTTCGGATGGCGGGCCAGGACGCCGAGGATGTCGAAATTCGCCGGGTCCCTGGCCTCGCCCGAGCCGGCGCGCGGGACGTCGGCGCCGGGTATGCCCATCAACGCGCCGACCGCGGCGTACTCGTCGTCACCCCATTCGGCGGCGGTCAGCGGCGCCAGCAGTGGAGATCCGTCCTCGTCGGTCATGCTCACCTTTCGTCGTCGCGGTGCAATTCGGCCAGCGCGTGGATCTGTTCGAGGTAGTGCTCGACCGAGCGGTGGATGAACCGCGGACACCACGGTCGTGCCCGCCGCGGCCATCGCCCGCAGCGTGTCCCTGGTCGCGTCCGGGTTGTCGATCGGGTCCAGTGGCCGGTCGGCGGGCAGCACGACCTCGAAGCCGGGCGGTATCTCGCGGGCGCGCAACCATTCTGCGGCGGTCTGCAGCGGGATCCCGAACGGGCACCAGCCGTCGGCGAGCGTGAGCGCACGCCGCAGCGACCGCTGGGTCCGCCCGCCGACCCAGATCGGCATGTGCGCCTGCAGCGCGCACGGGTCCACGGTGAGGCCGCCGAACGAGTAGTACTCGCCGTCGTAGGCCGGCTCGTTGCTCGTCAGCGCCGCGCGCAGCGCCCGCAGCGCGTCGTCGGCGCGGGGTCCGCGGTCCTCGAACGGCGCCCCGAGCAGATCGAACTCCTCCTTGAGCGACCCGACGCCGACGCCGAGGATCACCCGGCCACCGCTGACGTGATCCAGTGTGCCGTAACGCTTCACGATCGCCAGCGGGTGGTGATAGCCCAGCACCAGCGTCATCGTGGCCAGCCGGATGTGGCGGGTCTTGGCGGCAACGTAGCCCAGTGTCGCGAGCGGGTCCCAGTAGCGGGCACCGCGCCGGCCCGCTTCGGAGGCGGGGATGCCGATGTGCTCACTGCAGGTCAGATGGTGGTAGCCCAACCGGTCGGCGGCCTCGGCGACGCGGCCGATGTCGTCGACCGTTGCGTCGCGCTCCCAGGTCAGTTTCGTGCCCGCGACGTTGGTGACGACGGGCGTCGCGATTCCGAGTTTCAATGCAGCGGCTCTTCGCCCGCCAGGATCGTGCGGTGCATCAGCCTGCCGCTGTCGGCGGCGTACGGCAGCGCCCGGTGCATCGTGCCGGTGTTGTCCCAGATGAGCAGGTCACCAACCTGCCAGCGGTGCCGGTAGACGTACTGCGGCTGCGTCGCCCAATCCCGTAGGCGCGCAAGCAGTGCGCGGCTTTGTTCGACGGGCATCCCGACGACGTAGTCGGCCGTCGCGCCCAGCAGCAGCGACTTGCGCCCGGACCGGTGGGTCCACACGATCGGGCACGCCTTGGTCGCCGACTTCTGCCAGAACGCGATCTCGTCGTAGCTCATCTCCGGGGTCACGTAGTACTGCGACCGCTCGGCGCTGTGCACGACGCGCAGATCGGCGATCAGGTCCTTGTCGGACTGCGGCAGATCGTCGTAGGCCGCGTAGGTGTTGCAGAACTCGGTGTCACCGCCCGTGTCGGACAGCCGCACCGCCCGCAGCAGCGTCGCCAGGTTCGGATACGGCTGAAGCGAACCGTCGAAATGCCAGAACAGCGAGCCCTTCAGGTATTTCGCACGCTGATTGACGGTCTCGTCGAGCGAGATCTTGTAGATCCCGTCCTCGCCCTCGTTGGCCACCACCGTGCCGAGTGTCCTGGCGATCGCGACCTGCTGCTCGTCACTGATCTGCAGGCCGCGGAAGAACACCACACCGCGTTGTTCCAGTGTGGCGCGGATCGTTTGGGCTGCCCGCCCGCACACCAGCGTGTCCAGGTCGGTGCGGATCTCGCTGCCGATACGGGGTGTCAGGTCGACGACGTCGAGTGCGGAAGTCAGGCTCACGGCGGCTCAGCTCACTCTCGTCAGGATCGTCTCGGCCGAATGTTTGACGCGCGGTTGGCCCCACAACTCCACCGCGAGCGAGACGGTGATCAGCGAGTACAGCAGGTTGCGCAGATTCGCGACGTCGTCGGGCAGCGGTTCGCCGTACTCGAACTTGTCGACGTAGGCCAGCGCCTCCTCGGCGAAGGGGAAGATCTCGTCGTAGAAGGCGCGGATCTGCTCCATCGAGCTGTTGACCCGCTTGACGTAGCGGTCGTGCCCGTCCTCGATGGCCCATTCGGGCACCAGGTGTTCGAGGTGTGAGAATCCCGGCGGCAGAACGGCGCTCATCGGCCTGCCGTTTCGCCGGCGCTGACGTAATCGCCGACGACCTTGTGGAAGTGGCGCAGCAGGATCTCCTCGTCGTTCATCGTGAAGTGGGTCAGCGCACCGCTGTTCAGC
The window above is part of the Mycolicibacterium rutilum genome. Proteins encoded here:
- a CDS encoding carboxymuconolactone decarboxylase family protein, whose amino-acid sequence is MTDEDGSPLLAPLTAAEWGDDEYAAVGALMGIPGADVPRAGSGEARDPANFDILGVLARHPKMARKFLGFNAFLLQQGELPLRLRELAVLRLAHARRSAFFWGEHMRIAKAGGLSDEDIDRLARGNAEFDGVDRLVLETTDELLARGRATPAQWRRLVDELGTHQAMELIFVVGTYGMLAMACDTWQLAPPAGSAQLPD
- a CDS encoding TauD/TfdA dioxygenase family protein — translated: MSLTSALDVVDLTPRIGSEIRTDLDTLVCGRAAQTIRATLEQRGVVFFRGLQISDEQQVAIARTLGTVVANEGEDGIYKISLDETVNQRAKYLKGSLFWHFDGSLQPYPNLATLLRAVRLSDTGGDTEFCNTYAAYDDLPQSDKDLIADLRVVHSAERSQYYVTPEMSYDEIAFWQKSATKACPIVWTHRSGRKSLLLGATADYVVGMPVEQSRALLARLRDWATQPQYVYRHRWQVGDLLIWDNTGTMHRALPYAADSGRLMHRTILAGEEPLH